The following coding sequences lie in one Candidatus Dormiibacterota bacterium genomic window:
- the dhaK gene encoding dihydroxyacetone kinase subunit DhaK, whose product MAQTQVTTRLKKLINTPETEVKDAMAGMAAAHADLIRVEYDPNVIIRKDAPRKGKVGLVSGGGSGHEPMHGGYVGLGMLDAACPGAVFTSPTPDQMARATAAVDGGAGVLHVVKNYTGDIMNFEMAAELARGEGAKVNAVITNDDVAVQDSLYTAGRRGVGVTVLLEKIVGASAEAGADLESVTALAKKVNANGRSMGMALTSCIVPAAGKVTFEIADDEMELGIGIHGEPGRERTKLKSADEIAEILTSTIVKDLPYKRGDEVLAFVNGMGGTPLIELYVIFNAVHRYLTGEGIKVTRSLVGNYITSLEMAGCSVTLLKLDAETTKLWDAPVHTPALHWKV is encoded by the coding sequence ATGGCACAAACGCAAGTAACGACCAGGCTCAAGAAGTTGATCAACACGCCGGAGACGGAGGTCAAAGACGCCATGGCCGGGATGGCTGCGGCGCACGCCGACCTGATCCGGGTGGAATACGACCCGAACGTGATCATCCGCAAGGATGCACCGCGCAAAGGCAAGGTGGGCCTGGTGTCGGGGGGTGGCAGCGGTCACGAGCCGATGCACGGCGGCTACGTCGGGCTCGGGATGCTCGATGCGGCGTGTCCCGGCGCAGTGTTCACCTCGCCGACGCCTGACCAGATGGCGCGCGCGACGGCGGCGGTCGATGGCGGGGCCGGCGTCCTGCACGTCGTCAAGAACTACACGGGCGACATCATGAACTTCGAGATGGCGGCGGAGTTGGCGCGTGGAGAGGGCGCCAAAGTGAACGCGGTCATCACGAACGACGACGTCGCGGTCCAGGACAGCCTCTACACGGCCGGGCGTCGTGGCGTGGGTGTCACCGTCCTGCTCGAAAAGATCGTCGGCGCCTCCGCCGAGGCCGGTGCGGACCTCGAGTCAGTGACGGCGCTGGCGAAGAAAGTGAACGCGAACGGCCGCAGCATGGGGATGGCGCTCACCTCCTGCATCGTGCCGGCGGCGGGCAAGGTAACGTTCGAAATCGCCGACGATGAGATGGAACTGGGCATCGGCATCCATGGCGAGCCCGGAAGGGAACGGACCAAGCTCAAGTCAGCCGACGAGATTGCCGAGATCCTGACCAGCACCATCGTCAAGGACCTGCCCTACAAGCGCGGCGATGAGGTCCTCGCGTTCGTCAACGGCATGGGCGGGACGCCCCTGATCGAGCTCTACGTGATCTTCAACGCGGTCCACCGCTACTTGACCGGCGAGGGGATCAAGGTGACCCGCTCACTGGTCGGTAACTACATCACCTCGCTGGAGATGGCGGGATGCTCGGTGACGCTGCTCAAGCTCGACGCTGAGACGACGAAGTTATGGGATGCGCCGGTGCACACCCCGGCCCTTCACTGGAAGGTCTAA
- the glpK gene encoding glycerol kinase GlpK yields the protein MAEKKYAAAVDQGTTGTRFMVFSHDGKVVSTDYLEHEQIYPKPGWVEHNPTEIWEKTQRVIRGSMQKGGIKADEISGIGVTNQRETTVVWEKKTGKPVYNAIVWQDTRTIDICQKLINDGVEPLVKSKTGLVVATYFSGPKIQWILDNVSGARAAGERGDLLFGNIDTWVIWWLTGGPEGGAHVTDYSNASRTMLMDLKTLDWDAELLSKIKVPKAMLPQIRPSSDKKVYGQTKANGAVGGVVPVCADLGDQQAALFGQTCYSPGEAKNTYGTGNFMLLNTGTSPVPSKSGLLTTAAYGLEQGKSVYALEGSIAITGAAIQWLRDNLGLIKDASETEAIAKSVEDAGGIYFVPAFSGLFAPHWDMYARGAIVGLTRYVTKAHIVRATLEAICYQTKEVADAMEADSGVKLTTLKVDGGAVKNDFLMQLQADILGVKVIRPKVQETTSLGAAYGAGLATGFWSTLDELRKNWQVDKVFEPKSTEEQRAAGLAGWKKAVQRTLGWVEKEPAKEAVGAGAKS from the coding sequence ATGGCGGAAAAGAAGTACGCGGCAGCCGTCGACCAGGGCACTACGGGGACGCGCTTCATGGTGTTCAGCCACGATGGCAAGGTCGTGTCCACCGATTACCTGGAGCACGAGCAGATCTATCCCAAGCCCGGATGGGTCGAGCACAACCCGACGGAGATCTGGGAGAAGACCCAGCGCGTGATCAGGGGCTCGATGCAGAAGGGCGGGATCAAGGCCGACGAGATCTCGGGCATCGGCGTGACCAACCAGCGCGAGACCACGGTGGTCTGGGAGAAGAAGACCGGCAAGCCGGTCTACAACGCCATTGTGTGGCAGGATACCCGCACGATCGACATCTGTCAGAAGTTGATCAACGACGGTGTCGAGCCACTGGTCAAGAGTAAGACCGGTCTCGTCGTAGCCACCTATTTCTCGGGGCCGAAAATCCAGTGGATCCTCGACAACGTTTCGGGCGCGCGCGCCGCGGGCGAGCGCGGGGACCTGCTGTTCGGCAACATCGATACCTGGGTCATCTGGTGGCTGACGGGTGGGCCCGAGGGTGGGGCGCACGTCACCGACTACAGCAACGCATCGCGCACGATGTTGATGGACCTCAAGACGCTCGACTGGGATGCGGAGCTGCTGAGCAAGATCAAGGTCCCGAAGGCCATGTTGCCCCAGATCCGGCCGTCGAGCGATAAGAAAGTCTACGGGCAGACGAAGGCGAACGGCGCCGTGGGCGGCGTTGTACCGGTGTGCGCGGACCTCGGCGACCAGCAGGCAGCCCTTTTCGGGCAGACCTGCTACTCACCGGGCGAAGCCAAGAACACCTACGGCACCGGCAACTTCATGCTGCTCAACACCGGGACCTCGCCCGTCCCCTCGAAGAGCGGTCTTTTGACCACGGCTGCCTACGGCCTGGAGCAGGGCAAGTCGGTGTACGCGTTGGAAGGCTCGATCGCCATCACCGGCGCGGCCATCCAGTGGCTCCGCGACAACCTCGGGCTGATCAAGGATGCCTCGGAGACCGAGGCCATCGCCAAGTCGGTCGAGGACGCCGGCGGCATCTACTTTGTCCCGGCGTTCTCCGGGCTGTTCGCACCGCACTGGGACATGTACGCCCGTGGCGCGATCGTCGGGCTGACCCGCTACGTCACCAAGGCCCACATTGTGCGAGCCACGCTTGAGGCGATCTGCTACCAGACCAAGGAAGTCGCGGATGCGATGGAGGCGGACTCGGGCGTCAAGCTGACCACCCTCAAGGTGGACGGCGGGGCGGTCAAGAACGATTTCCTGATGCAGCTGCAGGCGGACATCCTGGGCGTCAAGGTCATTCGTCCCAAGGTGCAGGAGACGACGTCACTGGGCGCCGCCTACGGGGCCGGGCTGGCGACCGGCTTCTGGAGCACGCTGGACGAGCTGCGCAAGAACTGGCAGGTCGACAAGGTGTTCGAGCCGAAGTCGACCGAAGAGCAACGCGCCGCAGGGCTCGCCGGTTGGAAGAAAGCCGTGCAGCGGACGCTCGGCTGGGTCGAGAAGGAACCCGCAAAAGAGGCGGTCGGCGCGGGCGCAAAGTCGTAG
- the ptsP gene encoding phosphoenolpyruvate--protein phosphotransferase — protein sequence MPTGPTRRRPSRRFPTWSIATLASSPPRPALRGIAAAPGRVVAPVWRWNAARLGPSSGGLSGAEGVDQLGRAIEQVKIDLATKTARLQARGLTAEAGILEAQTLMLDDPVLLDGASELMAQGRPADEAVAATMAPFAEMLRASPDPVFQARAADVEDVVEQLRHALHGVSATPPPPPQPSILVARDLAPSQTAGLDRALVLGFATEQGSATAHTAILARALGLPAVVGIAGLVEAVEDGQAVLLDGDAGTLVIDPPADAVAMVPQAVEAATDAEPAVTRDGRRIEVGCNAAGLDDAQRAAAAGADGIGLLRSEFLFLGSDRLPSEDEQVTVLDAVATAMGGRPVILRTLDVGADKPLPALPQPPEANPALGVRGLRLQLLRRPDLLLDQLRAALRVSSRHPLRLMFPMVSTLDELRQAKALLAQARRDVNPSAVDGTGMPVGIMIEVPAAAVGADVLAAEVDFFSLGTNDLTQYLFAADRTNPELAPLADSLHPALLRMIDQVVKAAHRRHRWVGVCGEMASDLRAVPVLVGLGVDELSVHPPVVARVKALVRRLDAAECARAARAALRLDSGAAVRRLVERRGLR from the coding sequence GTGCCGACGGGCCCCACGCGGAGGAGGCCATCGCGGCGCTTTCCGACCTGGTCGATCGCGACTTTGGCGAGTAGTCCGCCGCGCCCGGCCCTACGAGGGATTGCGGCGGCTCCCGGGCGGGTGGTTGCGCCGGTATGGCGATGGAACGCCGCGCGGCTCGGTCCTTCGAGCGGTGGGCTATCTGGCGCGGAGGGCGTTGACCAGCTAGGCCGTGCGATCGAACAGGTCAAAATTGATCTCGCGACCAAGACCGCACGCCTTCAGGCACGCGGTTTGACCGCGGAGGCCGGCATCCTCGAAGCGCAGACCCTCATGCTCGATGACCCCGTATTACTCGATGGGGCATCCGAATTGATGGCGCAGGGGAGGCCGGCGGATGAGGCAGTCGCCGCCACGATGGCCCCCTTTGCCGAAATGCTGCGCGCGTCGCCCGATCCGGTGTTCCAGGCACGGGCGGCCGACGTCGAGGACGTCGTCGAACAACTCCGACATGCGCTGCACGGTGTGAGCGCCACACCGCCACCCCCGCCGCAGCCCTCGATCCTCGTGGCACGCGATCTCGCGCCCTCGCAGACCGCCGGGCTCGACCGCGCACTCGTGCTCGGCTTTGCCACCGAGCAAGGGAGCGCCACAGCCCATACCGCGATCCTCGCCCGAGCCCTGGGCCTCCCCGCCGTAGTCGGCATTGCCGGCCTCGTCGAGGCGGTCGAAGATGGTCAGGCGGTGTTGCTCGACGGGGACGCGGGCACCCTCGTCATCGATCCTCCAGCCGACGCCGTCGCGATGGTGCCTCAAGCGGTGGAGGCCGCCACCGACGCCGAGCCGGCCGTAACGCGTGACGGCCGCCGGATCGAGGTCGGATGCAACGCCGCGGGCTTGGACGACGCGCAGCGAGCCGCCGCGGCCGGCGCCGATGGGATCGGTCTGCTGCGGAGCGAGTTTCTGTTCCTCGGTTCAGATCGCCTCCCGTCGGAAGACGAACAGGTCACGGTCCTCGACGCCGTGGCCACAGCCATGGGCGGGCGCCCGGTGATCTTGCGAACGCTCGACGTCGGGGCCGACAAGCCGCTGCCCGCGCTGCCCCAACCCCCCGAGGCCAACCCGGCGCTGGGCGTGCGGGGATTGCGGCTGCAGCTGCTGCGGCGGCCTGACCTGCTGCTCGATCAGCTGCGCGCGGCCCTCCGCGTCTCCTCCAGGCATCCGCTCCGCCTGATGTTCCCGATGGTGTCCACGCTCGACGAACTCCGCCAGGCGAAGGCGCTGCTTGCGCAGGCGAGGCGCGACGTCAACCCGAGCGCGGTTGATGGGACCGGGATGCCGGTCGGCATCATGATCGAGGTGCCGGCCGCGGCCGTCGGCGCCGATGTGCTGGCGGCCGAGGTGGACTTCTTCAGCCTCGGCACGAACGATCTCACCCAATATCTCTTTGCTGCCGACCGCACCAACCCCGAGCTGGCTCCGCTTGCGGACAGCCTCCACCCGGCGCTGCTGCGGATGATCGACCAGGTCGTCAAAGCCGCGCACCGGCGGCATCGCTGGGTCGGCGTCTGCGGCGAGATGGCCAGCGATCTCCGGGCCGTGCCCGTGCTGGTGGGCCTGGGCGTCGATGAGCTGAGCGTCCACCCCCCGGTCGTCGCGCGGGTCAAAGCCCTGGTGCGGCGCCTTGACGCCGCCGAATGCGCGCGCGCCGCTCGCGCAGCCCTCAGGCTCGACAGCGGCGCCGCCGTCCGTCGATTGGTCGAGCGCCGAGGCCTGCGCTAG
- a CDS encoding glycerol-3-phosphate responsive antiterminator, producing MRTAGPSGAMLPAIRDSNTLQQALDLGYRQLLVERGSVLAMVGALAGAARHGVAIFVNLDAVEGLAADSAALAFLATDLGFSGVLSVKPHLLRDASRFRLRTIQRIHALDSTGLETGLNSVGLPAPYAIAIAPAVAIPQVMPTIRESTNVPVWGTGFITTAEQAAAVLAAGADVVSSAELKLWREFRDNRIGD from the coding sequence ATGAGGACCGCCGGGCCGTCCGGCGCGATGTTGCCCGCCATCCGCGACAGCAATACCCTGCAACAAGCGCTCGACCTCGGATACCGGCAGCTACTGGTGGAGCGCGGCAGCGTGCTGGCGATGGTGGGGGCACTGGCCGGTGCCGCCCGCCACGGCGTGGCGATCTTCGTCAACCTGGACGCGGTCGAGGGGCTGGCCGCGGATAGCGCGGCGCTCGCCTTCCTCGCCACCGATCTTGGCTTCTCCGGCGTGCTCTCGGTGAAGCCGCACCTCCTCCGCGATGCCAGCCGCTTCCGGTTGCGGACCATCCAGCGGATTCACGCCCTCGACTCCACCGGCCTGGAAACCGGGCTCAACAGCGTGGGCCTGCCGGCACCGTACGCGATCGCCATTGCACCCGCGGTGGCCATTCCGCAGGTGATGCCGACCATCCGCGAAAGCACCAATGTTCCCGTGTGGGGCACTGGTTTCATCACCACCGCGGAGCAAGCCGCTGCCGTTCTGGCTGCTGGCGCGGATGTCGTGTCGAGCGCCGAGCTGAAGCTCTGGCGCGAGTTCCGGGACAACCGGATTGGAGATTGA
- a CDS encoding MIP/aquaporin family protein encodes MAVSESWTKKYLAEVLGTFVLVFLGDSFVAFAVAGAGGNGFLAGLLGAGFFWGFAVTLAIYACGAVSGAHLNPAVTLSLAWRRGFPWSKVPGYIGSQLVGAFIAAMGVSFVWNGIIAAYEDANKVVRGDPNGVTSGLIFWANWPHPGLVGWAGHPALKGGHDYLTQDPWWRGAGTEIIITAILVICILGIVEDRMPSAANLAPIAIGFVVAALVGLFAPIEMASLNPARDFGPRIWGLLIGYGSNAIPGQNFNFLITTGLPLIGGPLGAWIYDFFIHQHLPAPVGPDTVPVAESARARA; translated from the coding sequence ATGGCGGTAAGCGAAAGCTGGACTAAGAAATACCTGGCAGAAGTGCTGGGAACATTCGTTCTGGTTTTCCTCGGCGACAGCTTTGTCGCCTTTGCGGTCGCGGGCGCCGGCGGGAATGGCTTCCTGGCCGGTCTGCTCGGGGCGGGATTTTTCTGGGGGTTCGCGGTCACCCTCGCGATCTACGCGTGCGGCGCAGTCTCCGGCGCGCATCTGAACCCCGCGGTCACGCTGTCCCTCGCCTGGCGCCGTGGTTTTCCATGGTCGAAGGTGCCTGGGTACATCGGATCCCAGCTCGTCGGCGCGTTCATCGCGGCGATGGGTGTCTCCTTCGTGTGGAACGGGATCATCGCCGCGTACGAAGACGCCAACAAGGTCGTGCGAGGCGACCCAAACGGGGTTACGAGCGGGTTGATCTTCTGGGCGAACTGGCCGCACCCGGGGCTTGTCGGGTGGGCGGGCCATCCGGCGCTCAAGGGCGGCCACGATTACCTGACGCAGGATCCATGGTGGCGGGGCGCCGGAACCGAGATCATCATCACCGCGATCCTGGTGATCTGCATCCTCGGGATCGTCGAGGACCGCATGCCGTCGGCGGCCAACCTGGCGCCGATCGCGATCGGCTTCGTCGTGGCCGCGCTGGTCGGCTTGTTTGCCCCGATCGAGATGGCATCCTTGAATCCGGCGCGTGATTTCGGGCCGCGGATCTGGGGGCTGTTGATCGGGTACGGCTCGAACGCGATCCCGGGTCAGAACTTCAACTTCTTGATCACGACTGGGCTGCCGCTCATCGGCGGACCGCTCGGCGCGTGGATTTACGACTTCTTCATCCATCAGCACCTCCCGGCTCCCGTGGGTCCTGACACCGTTCCGGTCGCGGAATCGGCGCGGGCGCGGGCGTAA
- a CDS encoding glycoside hydrolase family 2 TIM barrel-domain containing protein: MRLARRFAGFVLVNVVLGLLLPACVSPEAAAELTPTLSMRSVGGSRIAFQNGIPVPTFSYEPRRRLELSSHWRIQTTPMDHDLSLAVRSQSLARIVAEAAGRERPAFDDTRWSTVEVPGSYDPPPAVSGNGAWYRKDFDVPADWQNQTVTLKFGAANYVADVWLNGHYLGYHEGGSTPFAFDATDAIVPGDINLIAVRIDNPPWGTRQDIVPWGLTDWWNYSGLTQPVWMEATPAVYAVRADVVPHLDSADIAVTLHQRGGAAAPVQVGLDILPAAVDPSNVTNPDPLSLVPPGAVPIASQRVDAGQLGRDGTSQVHARFSLTNADLWSPQSPALYVLEVHVFWQERRVDQLVETFGLRRIAVDAKSPRLLLNGNPVQYAGVALHDERVYPSDNGQPRGGPVVTPDDILILLDKANATNVQLIRADHHPANPLLLMLADRLGYAIWEEIPLYHYTPATFAMAMDRGIPQQMLSEMDLRDMNHPSVLFHGLANESTGGSEREQALATLHNLDRSMDGTRLTGQAAYGNQPDDQTSRPLDVAGYTTYFGVFYGADAAAGTVRALQVAHATFPKKPIIILEFGRWSDNVAEQEEQRRILADTYQAVAPYLDDIPNGFVGATVWWTLDDYWTQRPGLKVEHFGLYAPNGDLRAAGRQAAQLFSGGAGQGANHKIVSTATGQTEHATTPGLRFLRYLAYALTMALTILTIILLSLLLLRRRPRRQAAVS; encoded by the coding sequence TTGCGCCTTGCCCGCCGGTTCGCCGGCTTCGTCCTGGTTAACGTCGTACTCGGGCTCCTTCTGCCGGCGTGCGTCAGCCCTGAGGCGGCCGCGGAGTTGACGCCGACGCTGAGCATGAGATCCGTGGGGGGGAGCCGGATCGCCTTTCAAAACGGCATCCCGGTACCGACTTTCTCGTACGAGCCACGCCGCCGGCTCGAGCTGAGCAGCCACTGGCGGATCCAGACGACGCCGATGGACCACGACCTATCCCTCGCCGTCCGATCGCAGTCGCTCGCGCGGATCGTTGCCGAGGCCGCCGGAAGGGAGAGGCCGGCGTTCGACGATACCCGCTGGTCGACGGTGGAGGTGCCCGGCTCATACGATCCGCCGCCCGCAGTATCCGGGAACGGCGCCTGGTATCGGAAGGATTTCGATGTCCCGGCGGACTGGCAAAACCAGACCGTGACGCTGAAGTTCGGTGCCGCGAACTACGTCGCGGATGTCTGGCTGAACGGCCACTACCTTGGTTACCACGAGGGCGGCTCGACGCCCTTCGCGTTCGACGCCACCGACGCGATCGTGCCGGGGGACATCAACCTCATCGCGGTCCGTATCGATAATCCACCCTGGGGGACGCGTCAGGACATCGTTCCCTGGGGCCTCACCGACTGGTGGAACTACAGCGGCCTGACGCAGCCGGTCTGGATGGAGGCGACGCCTGCGGTCTATGCGGTGCGCGCCGACGTCGTGCCGCACCTCGATAGCGCGGACATTGCCGTCACCTTGCACCAGCGTGGTGGCGCGGCCGCGCCGGTCCAGGTCGGCCTCGACATCCTGCCGGCGGCGGTTGACCCCAGCAACGTGACCAATCCTGATCCGCTGAGCCTCGTCCCGCCCGGTGCGGTGCCGATCGCCTCGCAGCGAGTGGATGCTGGTCAGCTCGGCCGCGACGGAACGAGCCAGGTTCACGCGCGATTCTCGCTCACCAACGCCGACCTCTGGTCGCCGCAATCGCCGGCCCTCTACGTCCTCGAGGTGCACGTGTTCTGGCAGGAGCGGCGCGTCGACCAGCTCGTCGAAACCTTCGGCCTTCGCCGCATCGCGGTCGATGCCAAATCGCCGCGGCTGCTGCTCAACGGCAACCCGGTCCAGTATGCGGGTGTCGCGCTCCACGATGAGCGCGTCTATCCGTCCGACAACGGGCAGCCGCGGGGTGGCCCGGTCGTGACGCCAGACGACATCCTGATCCTGCTCGACAAGGCCAACGCGACCAACGTGCAGCTGATCCGCGCCGACCATCATCCGGCGAACCCCTTGCTGCTCATGCTGGCCGATCGGCTCGGCTATGCGATCTGGGAGGAGATCCCTCTGTATCACTACACACCGGCGACCTTCGCCATGGCGATGGATCGCGGCATCCCGCAACAGATGTTGAGTGAGATGGACCTGCGCGACATGAATCATCCGTCGGTGCTCTTTCATGGCCTCGCGAACGAGTCGACGGGTGGGAGTGAGCGGGAGCAGGCCCTGGCCACCCTGCACAACCTCGACCGCTCGATGGATGGGACCCGGCTCACCGGGCAGGCGGCTTACGGAAACCAGCCCGACGACCAAACCAGCCGCCCTCTGGACGTCGCAGGCTACACCACCTACTTTGGCGTCTTCTACGGGGCGGATGCTGCCGCCGGGACCGTCCGTGCCCTGCAGGTCGCCCATGCGACCTTCCCGAAAAAGCCGATCATCATCCTCGAATTTGGGCGCTGGTCCGACAACGTCGCCGAGCAGGAGGAACAGCGGCGTATTCTTGCCGACACGTACCAGGCGGTCGCCCCCTACCTCGATGACATCCCCAACGGCTTCGTCGGGGCGACCGTGTGGTGGACGCTCGACGACTACTGGACGCAGCGGCCCGGCCTGAAGGTGGAGCACTTCGGGCTATACGCGCCGAACGGCGATCTGAGGGCCGCGGGTCGGCAAGCGGCCCAGCTGTTCAGCGGCGGCGCCGGACAGGGCGCGAATCACAAGATCGTCTCGACCGCCACCGGACAGACCGAGCATGCGACCACGCCGGGCCTACG
- a CDS encoding HPr family phosphocarrier protein produces the protein MTERPLTITNKVGLHARPAALFVQTAARFKDTKIEVVKDGTVRDAKSMLGVLTLGVSQGTTIMVRADGPHAEEAIAALSDLVDRDFGE, from the coding sequence ATCACTGAACGTCCGTTGACGATTACGAATAAGGTCGGCCTGCATGCGCGGCCGGCCGCACTCTTCGTGCAGACCGCCGCGCGCTTCAAGGACACGAAGATCGAAGTGGTCAAGGATGGCACCGTGCGAGACGCGAAGAGCATGCTTGGTGTGCTGACGCTCGGCGTGAGCCAGGGGACGACGATCATGGTGCGTGCCGACGGGCCCCACGCGGAGGAGGCCATCGCGGCGCTTTCCGACCTGGTCGATCGCGACTTTGGCGAGTAG
- the dhaL gene encoding dihydroxyacetone kinase subunit DhaL, whose product MAVTNAQIYAWLERYAGIVAEQKQYLTGLDAAIGDGDHGINMDRGFQTMLVKLAPVRDKDVGTLLKTTGMALVGSVGGAGGPLYGTFFLRAGAALDGKSEVSDRDLVGALEAGLKGVVERGKANPNDKTMVDALTPAIEQARQSLDNGAPLETALAAAADAAEKGMKATIPLKALKGRASYLGDRSIGHQDPGATSSYLMLRALSDSLAAVPQRAKTTTT is encoded by the coding sequence GTGGCGGTGACCAACGCGCAGATCTACGCCTGGCTGGAGCGCTATGCCGGCATCGTCGCCGAGCAGAAGCAGTACCTGACCGGGCTGGACGCCGCTATCGGCGACGGTGATCACGGCATCAACATGGACCGGGGCTTCCAGACCATGCTGGTCAAACTGGCCCCGGTTCGCGACAAGGACGTCGGCACCCTCCTCAAGACCACCGGCATGGCGCTCGTCGGTTCGGTGGGGGGTGCCGGTGGACCCCTGTACGGCACTTTTTTTCTGCGAGCCGGCGCCGCGCTGGATGGGAAGTCGGAGGTCTCGGACCGGGATCTCGTGGGTGCGCTCGAGGCGGGCCTGAAGGGTGTGGTGGAGCGAGGCAAGGCGAACCCCAACGACAAGACGATGGTCGACGCGCTCACTCCCGCGATCGAGCAGGCCCGGCAATCGCTCGACAACGGAGCGCCATTGGAAACGGCGCTGGCCGCGGCGGCAGACGCGGCCGAGAAAGGGATGAAGGCGACGATTCCGCTCAAAGCGCTGAAGGGACGCGCCAGCTACCTCGGCGATCGCAGCATTGGCCATCAGGACCCGGGCGCGACCTCGTCCTACCTGATGCTTCGGGCGCTGAGCGACAGCCTGGCGGCGGTACCCCAGCGAGCAAAAACGACGACGACGTAA
- a CDS encoding glycerol-3-phosphate responsive antiterminator, whose translation MATRANVTPARAQAVDRSVTRLFEAFDRVPVAALIRHAEDLPRALASQVPAIFFVRAPAFHLGPLVWAVQARGKMAFVHIDLIAGLGKDRAGVAFLAREIGVNGIITSHSALVAAARAERVIAVQRLLLYDDLGLHSAMTAVEHARPDIVEVQPAVIFPLVADQIRARHPVPIIVGGFVTEPHQRQAALERGARAISTSTVSLWP comes from the coding sequence ATGGCCACTCGCGCGAACGTGACGCCGGCTCGCGCACAGGCCGTCGATCGATCGGTCACGCGCCTCTTCGAGGCCTTCGACCGCGTGCCGGTCGCGGCCCTCATCCGCCACGCCGAGGATCTTCCCCGGGCGCTGGCCTCGCAGGTCCCTGCGATCTTTTTCGTCCGCGCCCCCGCGTTTCATCTCGGGCCGCTCGTCTGGGCGGTCCAGGCCCGAGGCAAGATGGCCTTCGTCCATATCGACCTCATCGCCGGGCTGGGTAAGGATCGAGCCGGCGTCGCGTTCCTCGCCCGCGAGATCGGCGTCAACGGCATCATCACCTCCCACAGCGCCCTGGTGGCCGCCGCCCGGGCCGAGCGGGTGATCGCGGTGCAACGGCTCCTGCTCTATGACGATCTCGGACTGCACTCCGCGATGACCGCGGTCGAGCACGCGCGTCCCGACATCGTCGAAGTGCAGCCGGCAGTGATCTTCCCGCTGGTCGCGGACCAGATCCGAGCACGCCACCCGGTCCCGATCATCGTCGGCGGCTTCGTGACCGAACCACACCAGCGTCAGGCCGCGCTCGAGCGGGGGGCACGCGCGATCAGCACCAGCACGGTGAGCCTGTGGCCATGA